A genome region from Arachis duranensis cultivar V14167 chromosome 8, aradu.V14167.gnm2.J7QH, whole genome shotgun sequence includes the following:
- the LOC107462434 gene encoding shaggy-related protein kinase eta has translation MASIPLGPHHHQQPPEQLQSQPDNNAPKLPARRGSDVDADKEMSATVIEGNGEVTGHIISTTIGGKNGEPKQTISYMAERVVGTGSFGVVFQAKCLETGEAVAIKKVLQDRRYKNRELQLMRLMDHPNVISLKHCFFSTTSKDELFLNLVMEYVPETMYRVLKHYSSMNQRMPLIYVKLYTYQIFRGLAYIHTVPRVCHRDVKPQNLLVDPLTHQVKLCDFGSAKVLVKGESNISYICSRYYRAPELIFGATEYTTSIDIWSAGCVLAELLLGQPLFPGENQVDQLVEIIKVLGTPTREEIRCMNSNYTDFRFPQIKAHPWHKIFHKRMPPEAIDLASRLLQYSPSLRCSALEACAHPFFDELREPNARLPNGRPLPPLFNFKQELAGASPELINRLIPEHVRRQGGLGLPHPSSTQI, from the exons ATGGCCTCCATTCCGTTGGGGCCGCACCACCACCAACAACCGCCGGAGCAGCTGCAGTCGCAACCTGACAACAACGCGCCGAAGCTTCCAGCTCGGCGCGGCTCCGACGTGGATGCCGATAAG gaaatgtCAGCCACAGTAATTGAAGGGAATGGTGAAGTTACTGGCCACATAATCTCAACCACAATTGGTGGCAAAAATGGTGAACCTAAACAG ACCATCAGTTACATGGCTGAGCGTGTTGTTGGCACTGGATCATTTGGAGTTGTTTTCCAG GCAAAATGCTTGGAGACTGGGGAGGCGGTGGCTATAAAGAAAGTTTTGCAGGACAGGCGGTACAAAAATCGTGAATTGCAATTGATGCGCTTGATGGATCATCCTAATGTAATTTCCCTGAAGCACTGTTTCTTCTCTACAACAAGCAAAGATGAACTTTTCCTGAACTTGGTAATGGAATATGTCCCTGAGACAATGTACCGGGTTCTAAAGCACTACAGCAGTATGAACCAGAGAATGCCCTTAAtttatgtgaaattatataCATATCAA ATCTTCAGGGGACTAGCATATATCCATACCGTACCTCGAGTTTGCCATAGGGATGTGAAGCCCCAAAATCTTTTG GTTGATCCTCTTACTCATCAAGTTAAGCTTTGTGATTTTGGGAGTGCAAAAGTTCTG GTCAAGGGTGAATCCAATATTTCGTACATATGTTCACGTTACTATCGGGCCCCAGAACTAATATTTGGTGCAACAGAATACACAACTTCTATTGACATCTGGTCAGCTGGTTGTGTCCTTGCTGAACTTCTTCTAGGCCAG CCATTATTTCCGGGAGAAAATCAAGTGGACCAACTTGTGGAAATTATCAAG GTTCTTGGTACTCCAACCCGAGAAGAAATTCGTTGCATGAACTCTAATTATACAGATTTTAGGTTCCCCCAGATTAAAGCTCATCCTTGGCATAAG aTTTTTCACAAGCGAATGCCTCCTGAAGCAATTGACCTTGCATCAAGGCTTCTCCAATATTCACCAAGTCTTCGTTGTTCCGCC CTGGAAGCTTGTGCACATCCATTCTTTGATGAGCTTCGTGAGCCAAATGCTCGACTACCTAATGGCCGTCCACTGCCACCACTTTTCAACTTTAAACAGGAA TTAGCCGGAGCATCCCCCGAGTTGATCAACAGACTCATCCCAGAGCATGTAAGGAGGCAAGGTGGCCTTGGCCTCCCCCATCCAAGTAGCACACAAATCTAG